One Nocardiopsis gilva YIM 90087 genomic window, GTCCCGCTACCAAGACCCGACTGAGCGACCCTCTGCGCGCCCTGGCCCACGGCGGGCTGTCCACCACCGCCGTCACCGCGCTCTTCTACAACTTCGCGTTCTTCACCATTCTCGCCTTCACTCCCTTCGTTCTGGGCATGTCGCCCTACGGCATCGGCGCGGTCTTCTTCGCCTGGGGTGTCCTCGTCGCCGTCTCCTCGGTGGTCGTCGCCCCGCGACTGCACCATCGCATCGGCGCCGTGCCCACGCTGCACACCGCACTCGGACTTCTCCTGCTCCTGCAGGCTGCCATCGCCGTCGCCCTGCTCGCCGACGTTCACCCGGTCCTCATCGTGCTGGTGATCGCCACGGGAATCCCCATCGGCCTGAACAACACCGTGTTCACCGAGGCCGCGATGGAGGTCTCCGACGCGCCACGGCCTGTGGCCTCCGCCGGCTACAACTTCGTCCGCTGGCTGGGCGGGGCCTGCGCCCCGTTCGTCGCCACCAAGCTCGGTGAGGACATCAGCCCGGTGTACCCCTACGCCCTGGGCGCTGCCTGCTGCCTGGTGGCCGTGGTCATCCTGCTGCTGCGCCGCCACCATCTCGCGGCGCTGCGTGCGGTCTAACGCGCGCTTCCCGGGCGGCGCTCGCCGATCGTCGGCGTCGGCTGCCGCGCACTCACGCGCGGGATGTCATCGCTGGTCACACGTTTGATGGCCGGGGGTGGGCCAGCTGGCCCACCCCCGGCCATCCACTTTCCAGTGGGCATGGTGGGTGATTTGTCCGTTTTTCTGGGTGGGGTCGGGAAAAATCGAGGCCACAGAATCGCCATGAACGGCACAACAGAGTGACCTGAAGGTAAGGACACGCCCGCCGGGGTCCAAATGATCTCCGTTCGACTCAGCGGCTCGATCTCGTTTTCTCCCATCGCGGCACCGCGCTGAATAACGTTGCAACGCTTCTCCGCCCCCCTGCGGCGCCATCCCACCGCTTTTAGTCCTGGCTTCCGATAAGGCCCGCTTATCGGAAGCCAGGAATCCCGTGCCTTCGGGCTTGATTCCGTGTGCTCAGAGCTTTATTACGTTACTTATTAACGTAATATACAAACGAAACGATTGGAGGGGCACCTGAGGGCGTAAGAGTGCTGAGACCCCGGTCCGACCCGGAACATCCGGGCCAGCAGGCCGGCCCTGGGCTTCTCGTGCTACGTCCCCGCGCGTCAGCGGGTGCCGATTTCTCACTCGTGTCAGTGAAGGGGCACGTTGCCGGCCTGCGGGACCCCAGTGGCCGGTGCCCGGTAGCGGTCCGGGGTTGAGGAACATCGGAACGGAACCCCGCTCTAAGCGTTTCGCGCCTGCTCGTAGCTTCTGGGGGCATGCCAGTTGAGTTCCTCACCGACGAGCAAGCGGCCCGCTATGGCCGCTACGCCGAACCGCCCTCGCGTGCGCACCTGGACCGCTTCTTCCATCTCGGTGACGCCGACTGGGAGCTGATCGCGCCCAAGCGGCGCGAGGCCAACCGCCTCGGCTTCGCCGTGCAGCTCTGCACGGCGCGTTCTCTGGGCACCTTCCTCACCGACCCCAGTGAGGTCCCCGAGAACGCGGTCGTCTACCTCGCCGAACAGCTCGGTATCGCTGACCCTGGCTGCCTGGCCGACTACGCCGCCCGTGAACAGACCCGTCTTGACCACGCCGAAGAGATCCGCGACGCATGCCGATCCGAGGACTTCGCGACCAAGCAAGCCGAGCTTCGGGCGTGGATGGAAGCCCAGGTATGGACCGCCGCCGACGGCCCCAAGGCACTCTTCGACGGCGCGGTGTCCTGGTTACTCCGCCACGCGGTGCTCCTTCCGGGGGTGACGACCCTGGCCCGGTTGGTCGCGCGGGTGCGCCAGGAGGTGACCGAGAGGTTGTGGACGCAACTGTGCACCCTGCTCACCCCCGGCCAGCAGGCCGGTCTGGGGCCCTGCTCGCCGTTCCCGACGGGGCACGGACCTCCAACCTGGAGCGGCTGCGCCGCGGGCCCACCCGCCGCTCGGGCCAGGAGATGGTGCGCGCCCTGGACCGAGTCGCTGAAATCTTCGGCCTGGGACTGGGCGGCCTCGACCTGTCGGGCTTCCCTGCGCGGCGCGTCACCGAAATGGCCCGCTATGGGCTGGCGGGCAAAGCCCCTCTCCTGCGGCGCCACGACGACCCACGTTGGTTGGCCACGCTGCTGGCCACGGTCGTGCACCTCCAATCCCGCGCCGTCGACGACGCCTTGGAGCTGCTGGACCTGCTGATGACCACCAAGTTGCTGGCCCAGGCCGAGCGCGAGTCGGTTTAGGAGAAGGTGAAGCGGCTGCCGCGTCTGAACTCCGAGTCGGCCAAGCTGGCGGCGGCCGTAGGTGCGCTGTTCGAGGCCACCCCGGGCCCCGGAGACGAGGTCGATGCCACCGCGGTCAACCTCGCCCAGGTGTGGGAGCGCATTGAGCGTCTGGTCCCGCGCGCCGATCTGGCTGCGGCGCTGCGTGCGCTGGAAGCGATGCGCCGCCTGCCCGAGTTGATCGGCCGCAAGAAGATCCGCGCCCGCGAGGTCGACACCTCGCTGGTGACCGGCTCCTGGCACAAGCTGGTGTTCGCCGAGGGGCCTGATGTGGTGCACAAGGCCTGGCACGAGGCCGTCACCGAAGCTGCCTCCGGGCAGGTGGAGCGCATCCCCTATGAGCTGTGCGAGGCCCTGCGCCGCCGGGAGATCTACGTCCAGGGCGCCAGCCGCTGGCGCGACCCCGACACCGACCTGCCCGGCGACTTCGCCGAGAACCGGGACGTGCACTACGCGGCGTTGAACAAGCCGGTGGAGCCGAACGCGTTCGTGGAGGGGGTGCGCACCCGGATGCGCGCCGCGTTGGACCGGCTGGATGGGGCGATCGCGAAGGGCACCTGCGGCGGGGTGCGGGTGGTGACCCGCAAGGGCCAGCCCTGGATCAGCGTCCCGAAGCTGGAGGCGTTGCCCGAGCCCCAGAACCTGCGTGCGCTCAAGGGCGAGGTGCTCAAGCGGTGGGGGACCCTGGACCTGCTCGACATCCTCAAGGACTCCGCGCTGCTGACCGGGTTCTGTGAGGAGTTCTCCTCGGTGGCTACCCGCAAGGCCGTCCCCAAGGCGGCGCTGCACCGGCGCCTGTTGCTATGCCTGTTCGCGCTCGGGACGAACATGGGCATCAAGCAGATGGTCGCCACCGGTGAGCACGGCGAGGACGAGGGGGCGCTGCGCCGCACGAGGGCCTCGCACATCACCCGCGACAACCTGCGCCGGGCCATCGCCCGAGTGGTGAACGAGACCTTCGCCGCCCGGGACGCCCAGTGGTGGGGCACCGCGACCACCACCGCCTCGGACTCCAAGCGGTTCGGGTCCTGGGAGTCGAACCTGATGACGGAGTTCCACGCCCGCTACGGCGGGCACGGGGTGATGATCTACTGGCACGTCGACAAGGGCCGGGCGTGCATCTACTCCCAGCTCAAGTCGTGCTCGTCCTCGGAGGTCGCGGCCATGATCGAAGGGGTGCTGCGCCACTGCACCGACGCCGAGGTCGAGGCGAACTACACCGACACCCACGGCGCCTCGATCGTGGGGTTCGCGTTCACCGAGCTGCTCGGGTTCAAGCTGCTGCCCCGGTTGAGGAACATCGGCGCGGTGCGCCTGTACAGCCCCGGCACCGGCCCCGCCACCTGGCCCAGGTTGGAGCGGGTGGTCAAGAACCGGCCCATCGACTGGGCGCTGATCGAGCGCAACTACGACCAGATGGTCGCCTACGCCACCGCCCTGCGCCTGGGCACGGCCGACACCGAGCAGGTGCTGCGCCGCTTCACCAAAGGGGGCGGCCCCAAGAACCCCGTCTACCAGGCCTTGGAGGAACTCGGCCGGGCGGTGCGCACCATCTTCGCCTGCGACTACCTGGCCGACGAAGCGCTGCGCCGGGAGATCCACGGCGGCCTGGAGGTGGTGGAGAACTGGAACGGCGCCAACGACACCTTCTTCTACGGCAAGGAGGGTGTGCTCACCGGCGCCGACCGCGAGCACGCCGAGATCTCCATGCTCGCTCTGCACCTGCTCCAGTCCTGCCTGGTCCACGTCAACACCCTGCTCCTACAACGGGTACTGGAGGACCCCGCCTGGGCGGGACGGCTCACACCTGAGGACCGGCGCGGGCTGAACCCGCTGTTTTGGACCCACGTCAACCCCTACGGCCGGTTCGTGCTGGACATGGACAGCCGCCTGGATCTGGCCGTTTGAGGAACCCCAACGAAAGGACCGAGGCGATGCACCCCTGGCGCTACGCCGTGAACCTGGCCGCAACCGAGACCGAACGCAAGGAGGTGGCCGAGCTGTTCAGTTCGATCCGATCAAGAATGGACTGCCCGTCCGGGACCGGAGGGGTCTCTGGAGCTTGCGCATCAATCGCACCTCGGAACGATCGGACAGCGTTGCCGCGGTTGAACCCAGTATGTTGCTCCGCATGACCAAGACCGAGATCGAGATCACCGCGGGTCTCATCCGCGACCTGCTGCGGGACCAGCATCCGGATCTGGCCGAGCTGCCCCTGCGCGAGGTGGAGGGCGGCTGGGGCAACCAGATGTGGCGCCTCGGGGACGAGCTGGCCGTGCGGATCCAGCGCATGGACACCGACCCCGGCCCTCAGCTCAAGGAGCGCCGGTGGCTGCCGCTGCTCGCCCCACGCCTGCCGCTGCCCATCCCCGTCCCGGTGCGGAGCGGTGCCCCCTCCGAGCGTTTCCCCAAGATATGGACGGTCATGACGTGGGTGCCGGGCCTGCCGCTGGACCGAGGGTCCCTCACCCGCGGCGAGCACGCGGCCGACACCCTTGCGGCGTTCCTCCGAGCGCTGCATGTGCCAGCGCCCGCCGACGCACCGGTTGCTACGGGCCGTGGCGCGCACCCCAAGGATCACACGGACGGCTTCGAGCAGTTCTTCGACTCCCTCGACGCTGACGCGATCGGCTCCGACGCCTCCGACGTCCGGGCCGTCTGGGACGACGCCGTCGCGGCCCCCGCATGGGAAGGTCCGCCGGTGTGGGTGCACGGCGACCTGCATCCCGCGAACGTCGTCGTCGCCAACGGGACATTGGCGGGCGTTGTCGACTTCGGCGATCTGTTCGTCGGCGACCCGGCGTCGGACCTGGCGGCCGCCTGGGTACTGCTGCCGGCGGGCGCGGCCGCACGCTTCTTCGCCGCCTACGCGGCGGCTGACGAGGCAACGGTCCGGCGCGCTCGCGGGCTGGCCGCGCTGAAGAGCCTCTTCCTGATGCTGATGGGACAGAACGGGGACCGCGGCCTGCCCGGCGGTAAACCGGCGTGGGGTCCGGCGGGACGGGCAGCGCTCGACCGGGTCCTGAGCGAGGGGTGGGAACCGAACGCCAGAAAGGGGCCGTGGCGGTTGTTCCCGCTGGTCGGTGGAAAGACAACGTCCTTGGTGGACCTTCGGTGTTCGCATCAGACGCGAAGGCTTCGCGTCTGATGCGAACACGATCCGGCTGTCGAGGCGACTGGACAGCCGGCATGGCCGGTCCCGCGTGCCAGGCCGCGAGCGTCAGGACCAGGCCCCAGCCTCGTTTGTCATCCGCACCTCGTCCTCGACGGACACCCGGTAGTACGCCCTACTTCGGTGCCTGGAAGCCGCCGATCTTCTGCTCGAGCAGTTCGGCCAGCCGCAGCGGGGTGCGGTCCTCGAACATCGGACCGATGAGCTGCACTCCCACCGGCAGACCCTCGGAGGGTCGGCCCGCTGGTATCGCGGTGGCGGGCAGGCCAGGCATGGTGGCCAGACCGGCCCAGACAAGCTGGTCGAAGTACGTGTACTCGACGCCATCGATGTCGATCTGGCGTTCCAACAGATCGGGGTTGTGGTCGTGCGGGAACGCGGGAGTCGGCGTGATCGGGCACACCACGGCGTCGAACTCGGCGAAGAGCTGCCGCCAGCCGTGACGGTGGAGCTCGCGATGGTTGTTCGCCTCGATCCAGTCGCGGTGGCTGAACACCATCCCGCGCAGCCGCGCCGCGTCGAGACTCTGGTCGTCCGCGCTCAGTCCGGCGGCGCGGGTCCGCATCTGCTCGTACGCTTCGACGGGAAAACGCGCAACGGAGCCCGAGAACAGCAACTGCGTGTAGAGCGTCGCGGCTTCGGCCAGGTCGGGCAGCAGCGGACTGCGCCGTTCGACGTGGGCGCCGCCGTCGACAAGTGCGTCGGCCACCCGGTTCACGCTGGCCCGCACAGCGGACCCGGTCGGAATGAGCGGATGCTCGTCGACGACCAAGACCCGGAAGTCGCCGAGCCGCTCGTGACGTGCGGGCGGCAGCGTCAGGTCGTGCGCCTTGCCGAGCGTCAGTGGGTCCGGTCCGGCCATGACGTCGAGCAGGAGCGTGAGGTCGCGGGCGGTGCGCGCCATTGGACCGACGACGGCGAGGTCGAGGTCGACCGGCAATGGCGGTGCCGGCGGCGCGACCATGCCGCGGGTTGCCGCCAGTCCGAGTGTCGGTTTGTGCGCATAGATGCCGCAGAAATGCGCGGGGGTGCGCAGCGAACCGGCGAGGTCGGAGCCGATGGACAGCGCGCAGAATCCGGACGCCAGGGCCGCCGCTGATCCGCCGGAGGACCCGCCCGACGTGCGAGCATGATCCCACGGATTGTTAGTGGTGCCGTAGATCTCGTTGAAGCTCTGGATATCTTGCAGCCCCAAGGGCACATTGGTCTTACCCAGCACCACCGCGCCCGCGGCCTTGAGCCGCGACACCTGTACCGCGTCCTCGGCCGGCACATAGTCCCGGTGTTGCGGCATGCCCCAGGTCGTGGGCAGCCCAGCCATGTTGTAGGACTCTTTGACCGTCACCGGGATACCGAGCAGCGGCCGGACCTCGCCGCGGGCGCGCGCCTGGTCGGCACCGCGCGCGGCGGCCCGCGCACGGTCGAAGTCCGGCACACAGATCGCGTTGATCACCTTGTCGTCGCGCTCGATACGGGCAATCGCCTCGTCGGTCAGTTCCGCCGAGGTCACTTCACCGGCACGCAAGGCAGCCGCGAGTTCTTCTGCAGTCTGAAAGTTCCACTCCATGAATCCGACCGTACTGAGCTCTGGCAGAGGTCATAAAATGCCGATTCGCACAACGGGATAGATGTCTCAACTCATCATGTTGCTCTCCGGCCACAGAAAATTCGCCCGACCGCTGGCCATGGCGAGGCGCGGCGGTCTGGCACACCTACGGAGATGGTCACGACGGCGGCGCCCCAGCGCCCCGATCGATGGCGATATGACACGGGCGCCCACCCCAACCAACGATTGCCGCGCACCGTGATTGTCATAAATGAACGGTTGTGAGAGGACCGCGAGAACCCCCAACCGTGCCCTATTTCCCCCGGTGATCGGTCGCAAAAGTCCTCTCTAAACCCGCACGTTGTGCGAGAGGGTTCTGAGGAGCTTCCGGCATGGAACTGACACCCGAGCAGGCCGCCAGCGCGGTCGAACGCCACGACTGCCCCAACTGCGCCGCACCCGCAGCGGCAAGACCGCCGCGAAGTACCACACCCCGCGCTTCGTCCTGGTGCCCGCGCTACGCGAGAACCTCGACGTGCCGGTTCCCGCCGACCGTCTCCCGGGGCGCACCTGGGCACCGGGGCCCGAGCTGACCGTCGTCCCCGCCGCCGGCGAGCAGCAGCCCGTGCGCATCGGCTACGCCCGCACCTCCACCGCCCGCCAGGAGCTGGCCAGCCAGCTTGAGGCCCTGCGCCAGGCCCAGTGCCACAAGATCTTCTCCGAGCAGATCAGCACCCGCATCAAGGTGCGCCCCGAGCTGGAGAAGGCGCTCGCCCTGGCCCGCCAGTTCACCGAGGCCGCACCCCACACGCCGGCCATCCTCACCGTGCACGAACTCAAACGCCTGGCCCGCGACGCCGCCGAGCGGATGACGCTCTCCAGCCAGCTCCAGGCCGCCGGGATCCGGCTCGAACTGCTCACCGGGTCGCTGACCGGGATCTACGATCCCAACGGCAGGGGCTCGATGCTGTTCGCGGTGCTGGCCGTGGCCGCGCAGCTCGACCGCGACTACATCCGCGACAAGCCCCTGGAAGGCCAGCAGGCGGCCGCGGCCAAGGTCATCGACGAGGACATGCTCACCTGCGCCATCGCGCTGAACGACAAGGGCGTGCCCGTGCCCGAGATCGCCAAGAAGCTCACCATCAAGACCGGCAAGAACGCGGGCACGTCCCCCTCGGTCGCCTCGCTGTACCGGGCCCTGGCCGAAGCCGGGGACCAGGAAGCCGACGACGGCCTGCCGGTCCGGCCCAAACCCGTGCGCATCCGGCGGCCTGGTGATCCGCTCCCGCCCGAACGGGCCGAACTTCACCAGCGCCTTGAGGACCAGGTCCTCCGCCCCACCAACCCAGAGGCGGATTAGCCGTCAGGGCAGGTCGCATTGCCTTGGACCAGCGGCTGAACCCTTAGCGCGGGTTTTCGTTCCGATGTTCCTCAACCCCGCGGTCGCCGGCAGCGCAGCAAGGCCTCC contains:
- a CDS encoding MFS transporter, with translation MSVYATAFAAVVAFMGIGLVDPILPSIAEGLHASASQVSLLFTSYFLVTALAMLITGFISSRIGGKATLLLGLAIVVVFAALSGSSGSVAELIGFRAGWGLGNALFIATALAVIVGSASGGMEAAIVLYEAALGVGIASGPLLGAVLGDWHWRAPFFGTATLMAVGFILIATLLTAPARPATKTRLSDPLRALAHGGLSTTAVTALFYNFAFFTILAFTPFVLGMSPYGIGAVFFAWGVLVAVSSVVVAPRLHHRIGAVPTLHTALGLLLLLQAAIAVALLADVHPVLIVLVIATGIPIGLNNTVFTEAAMEVSDAPRPVASAGYNFVRWLGGACAPFVATKLGEDISPVYPYALGAACCLVAVVILLLRRHHLAALRAV
- a CDS encoding DUF4158 domain-containing protein; this translates as MPVEFLTDEQAARYGRYAEPPSRAHLDRFFHLGDADWELIAPKRREANRLGFAVQLCTARSLGTFLTDPSEVPENAVVYLAEQLGIADPGCLADYAAREQTRLDHAEEIRDACRSEDFATKQAELRAWMEAQVWTAADGPKALFDGAVSWLLRHAVLLPGVTTLARLVARVRQEVTERLWTQLCTLLTPGQQAGLGPCSPFPTGHGPPTWSGCAAGPPAARARRWCAPWTESLKSSAWDWAASTCRASLRGASPKWPAMGWRAKPLSCGATTTHVGWPRCWPRSCTSNPAPSTTPWSCWTC
- a CDS encoding phosphotransferase, which translates into the protein MTKTEIEITAGLIRDLLRDQHPDLAELPLREVEGGWGNQMWRLGDELAVRIQRMDTDPGPQLKERRWLPLLAPRLPLPIPVPVRSGAPSERFPKIWTVMTWVPGLPLDRGSLTRGEHAADTLAAFLRALHVPAPADAPVATGRGAHPKDHTDGFEQFFDSLDADAIGSDASDVRAVWDDAVAAPAWEGPPVWVHGDLHPANVVVANGTLAGVVDFGDLFVGDPASDLAAAWVLLPAGAAARFFAAYAAADEATVRRARGLAALKSLFLMLMGQNGDRGLPGGKPAWGPAGRAALDRVLSEGWEPNARKGPWRLFPLVGGKTTSLVDLRCSHQTRRLRV
- a CDS encoding amidase yields the protein MEWNFQTAEELAAALRAGEVTSAELTDEAIARIERDDKVINAICVPDFDRARAAARGADQARARGEVRPLLGIPVTVKESYNMAGLPTTWGMPQHRDYVPAEDAVQVSRLKAAGAVVLGKTNVPLGLQDIQSFNEIYGTTNNPWDHARTSGGSSGGSAAALASGFCALSIGSDLAGSLRTPAHFCGIYAHKPTLGLAATRGMVAPPAPPLPVDLDLAVVGPMARTARDLTLLLDVMAGPDPLTLGKAHDLTLPPARHERLGDFRVLVVDEHPLIPTGSAVRASVNRVADALVDGGAHVERRSPLLPDLAEAATLYTQLLFSGSVARFPVEAYEQMRTRAAGLSADDQSLDAARLRGMVFSHRDWIEANNHRELHRHGWRQLFAEFDAVVCPITPTPAFPHDHNPDLLERQIDIDGVEYTYFDQLVWAGLATMPGLPATAIPAGRPSEGLPVGVQLIGPMFEDRTPLRLAELLEQKIGGFQAPK
- a CDS encoding recombinase family protein; translated protein: MCERVLRSFRHGTDTRAGRQRGRTPRLPQLRRTRSGKTAAKYHTPRFVLVPALRENLDVPVPADRLPGRTWAPGPELTVVPAAGEQQPVRIGYARTSTARQELASQLEALRQAQCHKIFSEQISTRIKVRPELEKALALARQFTEAAPHTPAILTVHELKRLARDAAERMTLSSQLQAAGIRLELLTGSLTGIYDPNGRGSMLFAVLAVAAQLDRDYIRDKPLEGQQAAAAKVIDEDMLTCAIALNDKGVPVPEIAKKLTIKTGKNAGTSPSVASLYRALAEAGDQEADDGLPVRPKPVRIRRPGDPLPPERAELHQRLEDQVLRPTNPEAD